In a genomic window of Theropithecus gelada isolate Dixy chromosome 15, Tgel_1.0, whole genome shotgun sequence:
- the SLC2A6 gene encoding solute carrier family 2, facilitated glucose transporter member 6 isoform X1, whose protein sequence is MQEPLLGAEGPDYDTFPEKPPPSPEDRARVGALQNKRVFLATFAAVLGNFSFGYALVYTSPVIPALEHSLDPDLHLTKSQASWFGSVFTLGAAAGGLSAMILNDFLGRKLSIMFSAVPSAAGYALMAGAHGLWMLLLGRTLTGFAGGLTAACIPVYVSEIAPPGVRGALGATPQLMAVFGSLSLYALGLLLPWRWLAVAGEAPVLVMILLLSFMPNSPRFLLSRGRDEEALRALAWLRGTDADVHWEFEQIQDNVRRQSSRVSWAEARAPHVCRPIAVALLMRLLQQLTGITPILVYLQSIFDSTAVLLPPKDDAAIVGAVRLLSVLIAALTMDLAGRKVLLFVSAAIMFAANLTLGLYIHFGPRPLSPNGTAGLESESWGNLAQPLAAPAGYLTLVPLLATMFFIMGYAMGWGPITWLLMSEVLPLRARGVASGLCVLASWLTAFVLTKSFLPVVSAFGLQVPFFFFAAICLVSLVFTGCCVPETKGRSLEQIESFFRTGRRSFLR, encoded by the exons ATGCAGGAGCCGCTGCTGGGAGCCGAGGGCCCGGACTACGACACCTTCCCCGAGAAGCCCCCCCCGTCTCCAGAGGACAGGGCGCGGGTCGG GGCCCTGCAGAACAAAAGGGTGTTCCTGGCCACCTTCGCCGCAGTGCTCGGCAATTTCAGCTTTGGGTATGCTCTGGTCTACACAtcccctgtcatcccagccctgGAGCACTCCTTGGATCCCGACCTGCATCTGACCAAATCCCAGGCATCCTGGTTCGGG TCCGTGTTCACCTTGGGAGCAGCAGCCGGAGGCCTGAGTGCCATGATCCTCAACGACTTCCTGGGCCGGAAGCTGAGCATCATGTTCTCAGCTGTGCCGTCGGCGGCCGGCTACGCGCTCATGGCGGGTGCGCATGGCCTCTGGATGCTGCTGCTCGGAAGGACGCTGACGGGCTTCGCCGGGGGGCTCACAGCCGCCTGCATCCCG GTGTACGTGTCTGAGATTGCTCCCCCAGGCGTTCGTGGGGCTCTGGGGGCCACACCCCAGCTCATGGCAGTGTTCGGATCCCTGTCTCTCTACGCCCTTG GCCTCCTGCTGCCGTGGCGCTGGCTGGCTGTGGCCGGGGAGGCGCCCGTGCTCGTCATGATCCTGCTGCTCAGCTTCATGCCCAACTCGCCGCGCTTCCTGCTCTCTCGGGGCAGGGATGAGGAGGCCCTGCGGGCGCTGGCCTGGCTGCGCGGGACGGACGCCGACGTCCACTGGGAGTTCGAGCAGATCCAGGACAACGTCCGGAGACAG AGCAGCCGAGTGTCGTGGGCTGAGGCACGGGCCCCCCACGTGTGCCGGCCCATCGCCGTGGCCTTGCTGATGCGTCTCCTGCAGCAGCTGACGGGCATCACGCCCATCCTGGTCTACCTGCAGTCCATCTTCGACAGCACCGCTGTCCTGCTG CCCCCGAAGGATGACGCAGCCATCGTTGGGGCTGTGCGGCTCCTGTCTGTGCTGATCGCTGCCCTCACCATGGACCTCGCTGGCCGCAAGGTGCTGCTCTTTGTCTCAG CGGCCATCATGTTTGCTGCCAACCTGACTCTGGGGCTGTACATCCACTTTGGCCCCAGGCCTCTGAGCCCCAACGGCACTGCGGGCCTGGAAAGTGAGTCCTGGGGGAACTTGGCGCAGCCCCTGGCAGCACCCGCTGGCTACCTCACCCTGGTGCCCCTGCTGGCCACCATGTTCTTCATTATGG GCTACGCCATGGGCTGGGGCCCCATCACCTGGCTGCTCATGTCTGAGGTCCTGCCCCTGCGGGCCCGTGGCGTGGCCTCGGGGCTCTGCGTGCTGGCCAGCTGGCTCACCGCCTTCGTCCTCACCAAGTCCTTCCTGCCAGTGGTG AGCGCCTTCGGCCTCCAGGTGCCTTTCTTCTTCTTCGCGGCCATCTGCTTGGTGAGCCTGGTGTTCACAGGCTGCTGTGTGCCCGAGACCAAGGGACGGTCCCTGGAGCAGATCGAGTCCTTCTTCCGCACGGGGAGAAGGTCCTTCTTGCGCTAG
- the SLC2A6 gene encoding solute carrier family 2, facilitated glucose transporter member 6 isoform X2 — translation MQEPLLGAEGPDYDTFPEKPPPSPEDRARVGALQNKRVFLATFAAVLGNFSFGYALVYTSPVIPALEHSLDPDLHLTKSQASWFGSVFTLGAAAGGLSAMILNDFLGRKLSIMFSAVPSAAGYALMAGAHGLWMLLLGRTLTGFAGGLTAACIPVYVSEIAPPGVRGALGATPQLMAVFGSLSLYALGNFMPNSPRFLLSRGRDEEALRALAWLRGTDADVHWEFEQIQDNVRRQSSRVSWAEARAPHVCRPIAVALLMRLLQQLTGITPILVYLQSIFDSTAVLLPPKDDAAIVGAVRLLSVLIAALTMDLAGRKVLLFVSAAIMFAANLTLGLYIHFGPRPLSPNGTAGLESESWGNLAQPLAAPAGYLTLVPLLATMFFIMGYAMGWGPITWLLMSEVLPLRARGVASGLCVLASWLTAFVLTKSFLPVVSAFGLQVPFFFFAAICLVSLVFTGCCVPETKGRSLEQIESFFRTGRRSFLR, via the exons ATGCAGGAGCCGCTGCTGGGAGCCGAGGGCCCGGACTACGACACCTTCCCCGAGAAGCCCCCCCCGTCTCCAGAGGACAGGGCGCGGGTCGG GGCCCTGCAGAACAAAAGGGTGTTCCTGGCCACCTTCGCCGCAGTGCTCGGCAATTTCAGCTTTGGGTATGCTCTGGTCTACACAtcccctgtcatcccagccctgGAGCACTCCTTGGATCCCGACCTGCATCTGACCAAATCCCAGGCATCCTGGTTCGGG TCCGTGTTCACCTTGGGAGCAGCAGCCGGAGGCCTGAGTGCCATGATCCTCAACGACTTCCTGGGCCGGAAGCTGAGCATCATGTTCTCAGCTGTGCCGTCGGCGGCCGGCTACGCGCTCATGGCGGGTGCGCATGGCCTCTGGATGCTGCTGCTCGGAAGGACGCTGACGGGCTTCGCCGGGGGGCTCACAGCCGCCTGCATCCCG GTGTACGTGTCTGAGATTGCTCCCCCAGGCGTTCGTGGGGCTCTGGGGGCCACACCCCAGCTCATGGCAGTGTTCGGATCCCTGTCTCTCTACGCCCTTGGCAA CTTCATGCCCAACTCGCCGCGCTTCCTGCTCTCTCGGGGCAGGGATGAGGAGGCCCTGCGGGCGCTGGCCTGGCTGCGCGGGACGGACGCCGACGTCCACTGGGAGTTCGAGCAGATCCAGGACAACGTCCGGAGACAG AGCAGCCGAGTGTCGTGGGCTGAGGCACGGGCCCCCCACGTGTGCCGGCCCATCGCCGTGGCCTTGCTGATGCGTCTCCTGCAGCAGCTGACGGGCATCACGCCCATCCTGGTCTACCTGCAGTCCATCTTCGACAGCACCGCTGTCCTGCTG CCCCCGAAGGATGACGCAGCCATCGTTGGGGCTGTGCGGCTCCTGTCTGTGCTGATCGCTGCCCTCACCATGGACCTCGCTGGCCGCAAGGTGCTGCTCTTTGTCTCAG CGGCCATCATGTTTGCTGCCAACCTGACTCTGGGGCTGTACATCCACTTTGGCCCCAGGCCTCTGAGCCCCAACGGCACTGCGGGCCTGGAAAGTGAGTCCTGGGGGAACTTGGCGCAGCCCCTGGCAGCACCCGCTGGCTACCTCACCCTGGTGCCCCTGCTGGCCACCATGTTCTTCATTATGG GCTACGCCATGGGCTGGGGCCCCATCACCTGGCTGCTCATGTCTGAGGTCCTGCCCCTGCGGGCCCGTGGCGTGGCCTCGGGGCTCTGCGTGCTGGCCAGCTGGCTCACCGCCTTCGTCCTCACCAAGTCCTTCCTGCCAGTGGTG AGCGCCTTCGGCCTCCAGGTGCCTTTCTTCTTCTTCGCGGCCATCTGCTTGGTGAGCCTGGTGTTCACAGGCTGCTGTGTGCCCGAGACCAAGGGACGGTCCCTGGAGCAGATCGAGTCCTTCTTCCGCACGGGGAGAAGGTCCTTCTTGCGCTAG
- the SLC2A6 gene encoding solute carrier family 2, facilitated glucose transporter member 6 isoform X3 — translation MQEPLLGAEGPDYDTFPEKPPPSPEDRARVGALQNKRVFLATFAAVLGNFSFGYALVYTSPVIPALEHSLDPDLHLTKSQASWFGSVFTLGAAAGGLSAMILNDFLGRKLSIMFSAVPSAAGYALMAGAHGLWMLLLGRTLTGFAGGLTAACIPVYVSEIAPPGVRGALGATPQLMAVFGSLSLYALGLLLPWRWLAVAGEAPVLVMILLLSFMPNSPRFLLSRGRDEEALRALAWLRGTDADVHWEFEQIQDNVRRQSSRVSWAEARAPHVCRPIAVALLMRLLQQLTGITPILVYLQSIFDSTAVLLPPKDDAAIVGAVRLLSVLIAALTMDLAGRKVLLFVSGYAMGWGPITWLLMSEVLPLRARGVASGLCVLASWLTAFVLTKSFLPVVSAFGLQVPFFFFAAICLVSLVFTGCCVPETKGRSLEQIESFFRTGRRSFLR, via the exons ATGCAGGAGCCGCTGCTGGGAGCCGAGGGCCCGGACTACGACACCTTCCCCGAGAAGCCCCCCCCGTCTCCAGAGGACAGGGCGCGGGTCGG GGCCCTGCAGAACAAAAGGGTGTTCCTGGCCACCTTCGCCGCAGTGCTCGGCAATTTCAGCTTTGGGTATGCTCTGGTCTACACAtcccctgtcatcccagccctgGAGCACTCCTTGGATCCCGACCTGCATCTGACCAAATCCCAGGCATCCTGGTTCGGG TCCGTGTTCACCTTGGGAGCAGCAGCCGGAGGCCTGAGTGCCATGATCCTCAACGACTTCCTGGGCCGGAAGCTGAGCATCATGTTCTCAGCTGTGCCGTCGGCGGCCGGCTACGCGCTCATGGCGGGTGCGCATGGCCTCTGGATGCTGCTGCTCGGAAGGACGCTGACGGGCTTCGCCGGGGGGCTCACAGCCGCCTGCATCCCG GTGTACGTGTCTGAGATTGCTCCCCCAGGCGTTCGTGGGGCTCTGGGGGCCACACCCCAGCTCATGGCAGTGTTCGGATCCCTGTCTCTCTACGCCCTTG GCCTCCTGCTGCCGTGGCGCTGGCTGGCTGTGGCCGGGGAGGCGCCCGTGCTCGTCATGATCCTGCTGCTCAGCTTCATGCCCAACTCGCCGCGCTTCCTGCTCTCTCGGGGCAGGGATGAGGAGGCCCTGCGGGCGCTGGCCTGGCTGCGCGGGACGGACGCCGACGTCCACTGGGAGTTCGAGCAGATCCAGGACAACGTCCGGAGACAG AGCAGCCGAGTGTCGTGGGCTGAGGCACGGGCCCCCCACGTGTGCCGGCCCATCGCCGTGGCCTTGCTGATGCGTCTCCTGCAGCAGCTGACGGGCATCACGCCCATCCTGGTCTACCTGCAGTCCATCTTCGACAGCACCGCTGTCCTGCTG CCCCCGAAGGATGACGCAGCCATCGTTGGGGCTGTGCGGCTCCTGTCTGTGCTGATCGCTGCCCTCACCATGGACCTCGCTGGCCGCAAGGTGCTGCTCTTTGTCTCAG GCTACGCCATGGGCTGGGGCCCCATCACCTGGCTGCTCATGTCTGAGGTCCTGCCCCTGCGGGCCCGTGGCGTGGCCTCGGGGCTCTGCGTGCTGGCCAGCTGGCTCACCGCCTTCGTCCTCACCAAGTCCTTCCTGCCAGTGGTG AGCGCCTTCGGCCTCCAGGTGCCTTTCTTCTTCTTCGCGGCCATCTGCTTGGTGAGCCTGGTGTTCACAGGCTGCTGTGTGCCCGAGACCAAGGGACGGTCCCTGGAGCAGATCGAGTCCTTCTTCCGCACGGGGAGAAGGTCCTTCTTGCGCTAG